In one Echinicola marina genomic region, the following are encoded:
- a CDS encoding sulfatase family protein — protein MRNTFTRRILLLKLFLFSLLGLFFESCGNVEKVSNKEGQINDRPNIIYIMADDLTTQAITAYNNRFKDIADTPNMDRLATEGMLFHDVLCTNAICGPSRAAILTGDYSHRNGYYKNWEGGEFDASQWTFPQEFQEAGYATSLFGKWHLNSEPKGFDTYKYHDHQIGGQQGVYWDPVYNENGKKVKREGYATNITTDFALNWLKNTEKSKKPFLMLLQFKAPHRSWVRDSIYSDLWKDRDMPYPSTFNDNYKGREKTAGDTEMEMEHLFINTPEGMSREETKKWRYQSFIKDYLATVKSVDDNVGRVLDYLDENGLTDNTMIVLTSDQGFYLGDHGFFDKRFIYEESLRMPFIVRYPNKVRAGSESDAIIGNIDLAPTLLDIAGIETDHRTHGESFASILKGEQPEKWRNALYYHYYEFPMWHHVQPHYGIRTDRYTLAHFYYDIDEWELYDNKKDPEQLNNIIDNQEYADIVVKLKEDLKKLMEKYGDDKSLEEFREVSNRNFDDMSE, from the coding sequence ATGAGAAATACATTTACAAGAAGGATTTTGTTATTAAAACTCTTTTTATTTTCCCTTTTGGGGCTTTTTTTTGAATCCTGTGGGAATGTGGAAAAAGTAAGTAATAAAGAAGGACAGATAAATGATCGTCCCAATATCATTTATATAATGGCCGATGATTTAACGACACAGGCGATTACTGCTTATAATAATCGGTTTAAAGACATTGCCGATACACCAAATATGGACAGACTAGCCACGGAAGGAATGTTGTTTCATGATGTATTATGTACAAATGCTATTTGCGGTCCAAGCAGGGCTGCAATTCTAACAGGAGATTATAGCCATCGCAACGGCTATTATAAAAACTGGGAAGGAGGTGAGTTTGATGCTAGCCAATGGACTTTTCCGCAGGAATTTCAAGAAGCTGGATATGCCACCAGCCTTTTTGGAAAATGGCATCTAAATAGTGAGCCAAAAGGTTTTGATACCTATAAATATCATGATCATCAGATTGGAGGGCAACAGGGAGTTTATTGGGATCCTGTTTATAATGAAAATGGCAAAAAAGTTAAAAGGGAGGGGTATGCCACCAATATAACCACAGATTTTGCTCTAAATTGGCTTAAGAATACTGAAAAGTCCAAAAAACCATTTTTGATGTTGTTGCAATTTAAAGCTCCACACCGCTCTTGGGTAAGAGATAGCATTTATTCAGATCTATGGAAAGATCGTGATATGCCCTATCCATCAACCTTTAACGATAATTACAAAGGAAGGGAAAAAACTGCAGGTGATACTGAAATGGAAATGGAACATCTTTTTATTAACACGCCTGAAGGAATGAGTAGAGAAGAGACCAAAAAGTGGAGATACCAAAGTTTTATAAAAGACTATCTAGCTACAGTAAAATCTGTAGATGACAATGTGGGAAGGGTTTTGGATTATCTTGATGAAAATGGATTAACCGACAATACAATGATCGTTTTGACTTCAGATCAGGGATTCTATCTTGGAGACCATGGATTTTTTGATAAGCGGTTTATCTATGAGGAATCACTTCGAATGCCTTTTATAGTTCGATATCCCAATAAAGTAAGGGCTGGATCAGAAAGTGATGCTATTATTGGTAATATTGATTTAGCACCTACACTACTAGATATCGCTGGTATAGAAACAGATCATAGGACCCATGGAGAAAGTTTTGCATCCATATTGAAGGGCGAACAACCTGAGAAGTGGAGAAATGCCCTCTACTATCATTATTATGAGTTTCCTATGTGGCACCATGTACAGCCTCATTATGGTATAAGAACAGATCGTTATACCCTGGCGCATTTCTATTATGATATTGATGAATGGGAGTTATATGATAATAAGAAAGATCCAGAACAACTCAATAATATTATCGATAATCAAGAATATGCTGATATAGTGGTTAAATTAAAGGAGGATCTTAAAAAATTGATGGAGAAATATGGTGATGATAAATCCTTGGAAGAATTTCGGGAAGTAAGCAATAGAAATTTTGATGATATGAGTGAATAA
- a CDS encoding ROK family protein, translated as MNIYSDERVVMTLDAGGTTFVFSAYQAGNEIISPIKRPSHAGELDKCLRTICEVFKEIREMLPDAPVAISMAFPGPADYKNGIIGDPPNFQAFRGGVALGSMLKRVFGLPVFINNDGDLFTYGEAMGGFLPEINQKLSALGIDRKYNNLFGVTLGTGFGGGLVMNGQLCRGDNSASGEIWLTRNLLNQNLIAEESVSIRAIEKYYKAKTKDKRVLSPREIYDIAIGKIPGEQEIAYQAFENMATVIGESLAHVMTLIDTPVVIGGGIAGASSLILPKVIEHLNGVIEMDQGIKVPRIVSTVYNVDDKASWQEFITDKVYEIEVPFSQGEKVLYRPEKKIPIGLSRLSTNEAVAIGAYAFSLRELEIVSSHSQAKF; from the coding sequence ATGAATATTTATAGTGATGAAAGGGTGGTCATGACCTTGGACGCAGGAGGAACCACCTTTGTTTTTTCAGCGTATCAGGCAGGAAATGAAATAATAAGCCCAATAAAGAGACCTTCCCATGCCGGGGAATTGGATAAATGCCTTAGGACTATTTGCGAGGTGTTTAAGGAAATTAGGGAAATGTTGCCTGATGCTCCTGTGGCGATTAGTATGGCCTTTCCTGGTCCTGCGGACTATAAAAACGGTATCATTGGTGATCCACCTAATTTCCAGGCCTTTAGGGGAGGGGTGGCCTTGGGGAGTATGCTCAAAAGAGTGTTTGGTCTTCCTGTTTTTATCAATAATGATGGAGATCTATTTACTTATGGAGAGGCTATGGGTGGTTTTCTACCTGAAATCAACCAGAAACTAAGTGCTTTAGGAATTGACCGAAAATATAATAACCTGTTTGGGGTCACATTGGGGACAGGGTTTGGTGGAGGGTTGGTGATGAATGGTCAGCTTTGTAGAGGGGATAATTCTGCATCAGGAGAAATATGGTTGACCAGAAATCTGCTCAACCAAAACTTGATAGCGGAAGAGTCTGTGAGCATTAGGGCAATAGAAAAATACTATAAAGCGAAGACCAAAGATAAACGGGTGTTAAGTCCTAGGGAGATCTATGATATTGCGATAGGGAAAATACCAGGTGAGCAGGAAATAGCTTATCAGGCATTTGAAAATATGGCTACTGTTATTGGGGAGTCATTGGCGCATGTGATGACTTTGATTGATACGCCAGTGGTGATAGGAGGAGGAATAGCTGGGGCATCTTCTTTGATTTTACCTAAAGTGATAGAACATTTAAATGGGGTGATAGAAATGGATCAAGGTATAAAAGTACCCAGAATTGTTTCCACTGTTTATAATGTGGATGACAAAGCGTCTTGGCAGGAATTTATTACGGATAAAGTTTATGAAATAGAGGTGCCATTTAGCCAGGGTGAAAAAGTGCTTTACCGTCCAGAGAAGAAGATTCCTATAGGTCTTTCGAGGTTAAGTACAAATGAGGCAGTTGCTATAGGAGCCTATGCCTTTTCGCTTCGTGAGTTGGAAATAGTTTCCAGCCATTCTCAAGCCAAATTTTAG
- a CDS encoding GH92 family glycosyl hydrolase, with translation MNIKPIQLSLMACFVILSSAFTAPKKTPDLVSLVDTRQGTDSEWSLSYGNTYPTVAMPFPVHSFSAQTGKNGDGWKYQYKAETIRGFQQVHQCSPWVNDYATFSLMPVIGELVVNENERATAFKHENETAHPHYYSVELDNGIQAEISPVTRGGHMRFSFPKGEEAFLVFDGYTEQSSVKIDPKARKITGWVNNGLLVPDNFRAYFELQFDQPFVSYGTWENKENSVQKGEKEAEGDGKGAYIQFKPGTVVQVKIASSYISPAQANLTMQQELEGHKHLEQTKKEAKDKWNELMGRVLVEGGSEKDRATFYACLFRANLFSHRFFEINEAGDPYYFSPYDGKIHEGYMYTDNGFWDTFRAQFPLSNILHPTMQARYMQSLLDAQEQSGFLPTWSCPGTSGIMIGNHAISLLADAHVKGVGGFDATEALEAYFHEITNKGPWGGSNGREAHKDWFELGYIPYKVVGESAAKTLEYSYDDFCGYQIAKSIGNEYYARIFGRQMYNYKNIYDPESGFMRGKKRNGEWALGEDFNPISWGDPFTEANAWQYTWSVFHDINGLVNLMGGVEPFTKKLDTFFSMPSVYDVGHYGQVIHEMREMELANMGQYAHGNQPVQHVAYLYNYIGQPWKTQHRVRKIMSELYHPTPQGFPGDEDQGGMSSWYVLSAMGFYSVCPGTDQYVIGSPLFEKVTLTLEDGKEFVVEAKNNNADNVYIQSATLNGRDFTKNYITYSQIINGGKLSFVMDNIPNKTRAVAEEDRPFSLSELEEPSSFTTEVRQ, from the coding sequence GTGAACATCAAACCTATTCAATTGAGCCTGATGGCCTGCTTTGTAATCCTGAGCAGTGCCTTCACGGCTCCAAAAAAGACACCTGATTTGGTGAGCTTGGTTGATACTAGGCAGGGGACCGATTCAGAGTGGTCTTTGAGTTATGGAAATACTTATCCTACAGTTGCTATGCCTTTTCCGGTTCATTCTTTTTCTGCACAAACAGGTAAAAATGGAGATGGATGGAAATATCAATATAAAGCGGAAACCATACGAGGCTTCCAGCAAGTTCATCAGTGTAGTCCTTGGGTAAATGATTATGCTACTTTTTCTTTGATGCCCGTTATCGGAGAATTGGTTGTAAATGAAAATGAACGTGCCACGGCCTTTAAACATGAAAATGAAACGGCTCATCCCCATTATTACAGTGTGGAACTGGACAATGGCATTCAGGCAGAAATCTCTCCTGTCACCCGAGGAGGGCACATGCGTTTTTCTTTTCCAAAAGGGGAAGAAGCATTCTTGGTATTTGATGGATATACTGAACAAAGTTCGGTTAAAATTGACCCTAAGGCCAGAAAAATCACTGGATGGGTGAATAATGGACTATTGGTGCCGGATAATTTCAGGGCATATTTTGAATTGCAGTTTGATCAGCCATTTGTGTCATATGGTACTTGGGAAAACAAAGAAAACAGTGTTCAAAAGGGGGAGAAGGAAGCCGAAGGTGATGGTAAAGGAGCTTATATTCAGTTCAAACCAGGTACGGTGGTGCAGGTGAAAATTGCTTCTTCTTATATAAGTCCAGCACAAGCGAATTTGACGATGCAGCAGGAATTGGAAGGACATAAGCACCTGGAGCAAACCAAAAAAGAAGCAAAGGATAAATGGAATGAATTAATGGGCCGTGTGCTAGTGGAGGGAGGAAGTGAAAAAGACCGAGCCACATTTTATGCCTGCCTCTTTAGGGCCAACTTGTTTTCACACCGGTTCTTTGAAATCAACGAAGCGGGAGACCCTTATTATTTCAGTCCATACGATGGTAAAATCCACGAAGGATATATGTATACAGACAATGGGTTTTGGGATACTTTTAGGGCGCAGTTTCCCTTGAGCAATATATTGCACCCTACTATGCAGGCAAGGTATATGCAGTCTCTTTTGGACGCACAGGAGCAAAGCGGGTTCTTGCCGACATGGTCTTGTCCCGGAACTTCCGGTATCATGATCGGTAATCATGCCATTTCTCTTTTGGCGGATGCACATGTAAAGGGAGTGGGCGGATTTGATGCAACAGAGGCCTTGGAAGCCTATTTCCATGAAATCACCAATAAAGGACCTTGGGGAGGTTCCAATGGAAGGGAAGCTCATAAGGACTGGTTTGAGCTGGGCTATATTCCATATAAGGTAGTTGGGGAAAGTGCCGCAAAAACCCTAGAATACAGCTATGATGACTTCTGTGGTTATCAAATTGCCAAATCCATAGGTAATGAATATTATGCGCGAATATTTGGTCGTCAGATGTACAATTATAAGAACATTTATGACCCAGAATCCGGGTTTATGCGTGGCAAAAAAAGGAATGGGGAATGGGCTTTGGGAGAAGACTTCAACCCTATTTCATGGGGAGATCCTTTTACAGAAGCCAATGCCTGGCAATATACTTGGTCGGTTTTTCATGATATTAATGGACTGGTGAATTTGATGGGAGGAGTGGAGCCGTTTACCAAAAAATTGGATACTTTCTTTTCAATGCCATCAGTCTATGATGTGGGGCATTATGGGCAAGTGATCCACGAAATGCGGGAAATGGAATTGGCCAATATGGGGCAATATGCGCATGGTAATCAGCCTGTACAGCATGTAGCTTATTTATACAACTATATAGGACAGCCATGGAAAACCCAGCATAGGGTAAGAAAGATTATGAGTGAACTTTATCATCCCACTCCACAAGGTTTTCCTGGAGATGAGGATCAGGGTGGCATGTCTTCTTGGTATGTACTGAGTGCAATGGGTTTTTATAGCGTTTGTCCAGGGACTGATCAGTATGTGATTGGAAGTCCTTTGTTTGAAAAAGTTACCCTTACTTTGGAAGATGGAAAGGAATTCGTGGTGGAGGCCAAGAACAATAATGCGGACAATGTTTATATCCAATCAGCGACATTGAATGGTCGGGATTTTACTAAAAATTATATTACCTATTCCCAGATTATCAATGGAGGAAAACTTTCCTTTGTGATGGATAATATTCCTAATAAAACGCGTGCTGTAGCCGAAGAAGATAGGCCATTTTCACTTTCTGAATTGGAAGAACCTTCTTCATTTACCACTGAAGTTCGTCAATAA
- a CDS encoding SusC/RagA family TonB-linked outer membrane protein encodes MTLNQVMMKKMIQLSLFLVCGLISTAMAQNSILRGIVSSSDGETLPGATVVVKGDNPHGTTTDIDGTYQINVTPGDVVVFSFVGFIPQEFEVGNRSKLDVVMKMDETALDEVVVVGFGEAKRITLTGAVSSVKGADIRTIPTPSVQNTLQGRMPGFFSQQRSGQPGRDASDFFIRGVSSLNPAGNEPLIIVDDVQYSYDQLSQINVNEIESISILKDASTTAIYGIKGANGVLVVKTRRGEKGAPKINLRVEQGFQTPVRKPSFLDAYNTATLVNEAYRNDGLNEPFNEQDLEAFKNGTDPYGHPDVNWYDVVFKQFASQRNANLDISGGDDKLRYFVNGGAFTQNGLVRDFSDPNNEVNNNYFYRRFNYRTNLDFDISKTTSLRLDVTTRFMNINEPRGQNVVSEIYNFAKIRPYSAPPLNPDGSYTYAYDTDEKLPTINARIANGGYSRTRRTDMNFLFGFDQDLGFITKGLSAEGRIAYSSIEENNRQVFRSSYPTYHYDPESDSYSIDPRGNYAYGTYAVLGNQNYSSKNVNLQAFLNYNNTFDEDHHVAGTLLFNRQSSTAVSWAAVPNNFQGFTAKTAYTYKDKYLIDFNLGYNGTDRFETGKRYGFFPALGLGYSISQEPFFKEKFPKVDLLKLRMSYGLVGSDRTSGDRYLYRQVYYNGGGYILGETAGIGYPTIFEGDLGNPNVTWEKSRKFDIGVDGDLFNSRLTFTVDYFYDYRFDQLVTREDIPLMLGVGVAPTNVAETQNQGFDGQVGYRFYNRKGLEISTNFVFSYAKNKILYKAEAQQSYPWLAETGESIGQPFGYTFEGFYTDEDIATLNDTDPENNVAVPQNDVPVQAGDLKYKDLNGDGVLDNIDQSPIGMPNLPNTTLGWSTNFFYKGFSASFLFQGSFGYSFSVVGTGIESFKSQFQPVHLERWTPETADTATFPRLTTNPTTVNSSAAYPSDFWLIDAWYVRLKTIDIGYELPSSKLPWGINKTRVYLNAYNLFTWTSYDKYQQDPEISTNTAGDAYLNQKVLNLGLQITF; translated from the coding sequence ATGACTTTAAATCAAGTGATGATGAAAAAGATGATACAACTAAGCCTGTTTTTGGTATGTGGACTGATATCCACTGCCATGGCCCAAAATAGCATATTGCGCGGAATCGTTAGCTCTTCAGATGGGGAGACCCTTCCGGGAGCTACCGTCGTGGTCAAAGGAGATAATCCACACGGCACCACTACGGATATCGATGGTACTTACCAGATAAATGTAACTCCTGGAGATGTGGTGGTATTTTCCTTTGTGGGGTTTATACCTCAGGAATTTGAGGTAGGCAATAGGAGCAAACTGGATGTGGTGATGAAGATGGATGAAACAGCCTTAGATGAAGTGGTGGTGGTAGGTTTTGGTGAGGCCAAGCGGATTACCCTGACCGGAGCGGTAAGTTCGGTAAAAGGAGCTGATATTAGGACCATTCCAACTCCAAGTGTACAAAACACCTTACAAGGTAGGATGCCCGGTTTTTTTAGTCAACAGCGCTCAGGACAGCCTGGTAGGGATGCTTCCGATTTCTTTATCCGTGGGGTAAGTTCTCTGAATCCTGCGGGAAATGAACCTTTGATCATTGTGGATGATGTACAGTATTCCTATGATCAACTTTCTCAGATCAATGTCAATGAAATTGAGAGTATTTCGATTTTGAAGGATGCTTCTACAACTGCAATCTATGGTATCAAGGGGGCCAACGGCGTGCTAGTAGTAAAAACCAGAAGAGGAGAAAAAGGTGCACCCAAAATCAACCTTCGGGTGGAACAAGGTTTCCAGACCCCTGTTAGAAAACCATCTTTTCTGGATGCTTATAATACAGCCACTTTGGTAAATGAAGCCTATAGAAATGATGGTCTCAATGAGCCTTTCAATGAGCAGGACTTGGAAGCCTTCAAAAATGGAACTGACCCTTATGGTCATCCGGATGTCAACTGGTATGATGTGGTGTTTAAGCAGTTTGCTTCCCAGAGGAATGCCAATTTGGATATTTCAGGTGGTGATGATAAACTTAGATACTTCGTCAATGGAGGGGCATTTACCCAAAATGGATTGGTGAGGGACTTCTCTGATCCAAACAATGAGGTGAACAATAATTATTTTTACCGCAGGTTCAACTATAGGACCAATTTGGATTTTGATATTTCCAAAACCACCAGTTTAAGACTTGATGTGACCACCAGGTTTATGAATATCAATGAACCGCGGGGGCAGAATGTGGTTTCCGAAATTTACAACTTTGCAAAAATCAGACCTTATTCGGCTCCTCCATTGAATCCGGATGGTTCTTATACCTATGCTTATGATACTGATGAAAAACTGCCTACGATCAATGCCAGAATAGCTAATGGAGGGTATTCAAGGACTAGAAGAACCGATATGAACTTTTTGTTTGGCTTTGATCAAGACTTGGGCTTTATCACCAAAGGTTTAAGTGCTGAGGGTAGAATAGCTTATTCCAGTATAGAGGAAAATAACCGCCAGGTTTTTAGAAGTTCATATCCGACTTATCATTATGATCCTGAATCGGATAGCTATTCTATTGATCCAAGAGGAAACTATGCTTATGGAACTTATGCCGTATTGGGCAATCAGAATTACAGTTCTAAAAATGTCAATCTGCAAGCCTTCCTGAACTATAATAATACCTTTGATGAAGACCATCATGTTGCCGGTACCTTGTTGTTTAACCGTCAGAGTAGTACAGCAGTGTCCTGGGCGGCAGTACCAAACAATTTCCAAGGGTTTACGGCCAAGACTGCCTATACCTATAAGGATAAATATTTGATCGATTTTAACCTTGGCTATAATGGTACAGACCGGTTTGAGACAGGAAAACGCTATGGTTTCTTTCCTGCGTTGGGATTAGGCTACAGTATTTCCCAAGAACCCTTTTTTAAGGAGAAATTCCCTAAAGTAGATCTATTAAAATTGAGGATGTCCTACGGTTTGGTAGGGTCCGATAGGACCTCTGGAGACCGGTATCTTTATAGACAGGTTTATTATAATGGAGGCGGATATATCCTAGGAGAAACAGCGGGCATTGGTTATCCTACGATTTTTGAAGGGGACTTGGGTAATCCAAATGTGACTTGGGAAAAATCAAGGAAATTTGATATAGGTGTAGACGGAGATTTGTTCAATAGCCGGTTGACCTTTACCGTTGATTATTTCTATGATTACCGCTTTGACCAATTGGTGACCAGGGAAGATATCCCATTAATGTTAGGGGTAGGCGTAGCCCCAACCAATGTGGCAGAGACCCAAAATCAGGGTTTTGACGGTCAGGTGGGCTATCGTTTTTATAACCGGAAGGGGTTGGAGATCAGTACCAATTTTGTGTTCTCCTATGCGAAAAACAAAATTCTTTATAAGGCAGAAGCCCAGCAGTCTTATCCTTGGTTAGCAGAAACAGGGGAATCTATAGGACAGCCTTTTGGATATACCTTTGAAGGATTCTATACAGATGAGGATATCGCGACATTAAATGATACTGATCCAGAGAATAATGTGGCCGTTCCCCAAAACGATGTGCCCGTCCAAGCCGGTGATCTAAAATACAAGGACCTTAATGGAGATGGTGTTTTGGATAATATTGACCAGAGTCCTATTGGTATGCCTAATCTCCCAAATACCACCTTGGGATGGTCCACAAATTTCTTCTATAAGGGCTTCAGTGCAAGCTTCCTGTTTCAGGGCTCATTCGGATATAGCTTCAGTGTAGTGGGAACAGGGATAGAGTCTTTCAAAAGCCAATTCCAGCCAGTTCATTTGGAAAGATGGACACCTGAGACCGCTGATACTGCCACTTTTCCAAGGTTAACAACCAATCCAACTACCGTGAACAGTAGCGCTGCTTATCCATCTGATTTTTGGTTGATTGATGCTTGGTATGTCCGCTTAAAAACCATTGATATCGGCTATGAACTTCCAAGTAGCAAATTGCCATGGGGTATCAATAAAACCAGGGTTTACCTGAACGCTTATAATTTGTTTACTTGGACGAGCTACGATAAATACCAGCAAGATCCAGAGATTAGTACCAATACCGCAGGGGATGCCTACTTGAACCAGAAGGTGTTGAACCTTGGCTTACAAATAACTTTCTAA
- a CDS encoding RagB/SusD family nutrient uptake outer membrane protein produces the protein MMKRSYINSLSNGLKVFCLSTALLAFASCEEDFEAIPVEQFTEDFVFSTTDSLGVQARQNLAAIYSTMYNRHNRIGGDYLDAATDDAISSTINESDVDRLAMGRYTQTNMIGSVMNLAVNYQAIRMANIFIANIDKVPLKDTFGDGMPLNLAWKNEARFIRAYHYFELLKRFGGMPLMGDTILGLDDDLELPRNSFEECLEYIISELEDIEDGLRTYPLADLTSEAHVVTAEAAMALRVRVLLYAASPLFNGGNIGQSAEEKALLGYAQYDEQRWQRAADAARYFMDNYGHNFSLNSSFKDVFITDGNPEIIFFRQGGNNTNIEATNGPVGYSGNNLGQGRTSPSQNLVDAFLMKDGKTIDDPTSAYSYLPFRPYENRDPRLKATVLHNTATWLNKEIETFEGGKDNPKGASQKTKTSYYMRKFMGNFENQDAYANVRHNWIELRYAEVLMSFAEAQNEVSGPTSEVEDVIFSIRERAGIDPGSDGRFGLQQGLTKEAMREVIQNEKRIEFAFEEHRYWDLRRWKKASEVYSPENPVRGLVLVKTPTGFNVNEVDLLELDFEERRYFYPIPYSEILNNKNMVQNPGW, from the coding sequence ATGATGAAAAGATCATATATAAATAGTTTATCTAATGGATTAAAGGTGTTTTGCCTAAGTACAGCGTTACTGGCCTTTGCTTCTTGTGAGGAGGATTTTGAAGCCATTCCGGTAGAGCAGTTTACAGAAGACTTTGTTTTCTCGACCACTGATTCCCTGGGAGTACAGGCGAGACAAAATTTGGCGGCCATATACAGTACGATGTATAACCGGCACAATAGGATCGGTGGGGATTATCTGGATGCCGCTACTGATGATGCGATTTCTTCCACCATCAATGAATCCGATGTGGATCGATTGGCGATGGGCAGGTATACCCAAACCAATATGATTGGGTCTGTGATGAACCTGGCTGTCAATTATCAAGCGATAAGAATGGCCAATATATTTATTGCAAACATCGATAAGGTGCCTTTGAAAGATACTTTTGGGGATGGAATGCCGCTCAATTTGGCCTGGAAAAATGAAGCACGGTTTATCAGGGCATATCATTATTTTGAACTGCTTAAGCGCTTTGGAGGAATGCCTTTAATGGGAGATACCATCTTGGGCCTGGATGATGATCTAGAACTGCCTAGGAATTCCTTCGAGGAATGTTTGGAGTACATCATAAGCGAGTTGGAGGATATTGAAGATGGTCTGAGAACCTATCCACTGGCCGATCTTACCAGTGAGGCCCATGTAGTGACAGCAGAAGCAGCTATGGCGTTGCGGGTGAGGGTTTTGTTATATGCGGCAAGCCCATTGTTCAATGGTGGGAATATAGGACAATCAGCTGAAGAGAAAGCATTACTGGGATATGCACAATATGATGAACAGCGCTGGCAGAGGGCAGCAGATGCCGCTAGGTATTTTATGGATAACTATGGGCATAACTTCTCGTTGAATTCAAGCTTTAAGGATGTTTTTATAACTGATGGTAATCCAGAAATTATCTTTTTTAGACAAGGAGGAAACAATACTAATATAGAAGCCACAAATGGGCCAGTAGGGTATTCAGGAAACAATCTTGGACAAGGAAGGACCAGTCCCAGCCAAAATCTAGTGGATGCTTTCTTGATGAAAGACGGAAAGACCATAGATGACCCAACTTCTGCCTATAGTTATCTGCCTTTTAGACCTTATGAAAACCGCGATCCGAGGCTCAAGGCTACTGTACTTCATAATACCGCCACATGGCTAAACAAGGAGATAGAAACTTTTGAGGGAGGAAAAGACAATCCTAAAGGCGCCAGTCAAAAAACCAAGACGAGCTACTATATGAGGAAGTTTATGGGCAATTTCGAAAACCAGGATGCTTATGCAAATGTACGGCACAATTGGATCGAATTGAGGTATGCAGAGGTTTTGATGAGCTTTGCAGAGGCCCAAAATGAAGTCTCAGGACCTACTTCAGAGGTAGAAGACGTTATTTTTTCCATTAGGGAAAGGGCCGGAATAGACCCGGGAAGTGATGGAAGGTTTGGCTTGCAACAAGGACTGACCAAAGAAGCAATGCGGGAAGTAATCCAAAATGAAAAGCGGATAGAATTTGCCTTTGAAGAACACCGCTATTGGGATCTAAGAAGATGGAAAAAAGCATCAGAAGTCTATAGTCCGGAAAACCCTGTAAGGGGGCTGGTGTTGGTAAAGACGCCCACAGGCTTTAATGTGAATGAAGTGGATTTGTTGGAACTGGATTTTGAGGAGAGAAGATATTTTTATCCTATTCCCTATTCGGAGATTTTGAACAATAAAAACATGGTCCAAAATCCGGGGTGGTAA